In Acidobacteriota bacterium, the genomic window TTCAGTGACAATAAACGGGGTTCGGACTGCTACCGCCTCCGCTATCACCCGGTTCATCGCCTCGAGGATTGAAGGGACGACGAGAAGGTCTGCTCCCGCGAGATGGTCCCTTCCTTCGGAGAAGTGTATCCCTCCGGCGAAGATGACCCTGTCCCTTACCCCGATCCTCTCGGCAAGGAGAGAGAGGTACTCCTGATAATCACCGAAGCCGGGCACCTTGGTGGATGGTCCACAGATGAGGAGTATCGCCTCTGGTATTGAGTTTATAATCATTCTGAAGCCAGAAATGAGGTAGTGGATCCCCTTGAATGGATGGAGCCTCCCTAAGGATAGGATTATTTTTCTATCTTCCGGAATGTTATATCTTTCCCGTATCTTTTTTCTTGCTTTTTCTTTAAACCCTCTATCCCCTACCCCCTTTTTGAAGAACTCATCGAGGATGTTGAGTACGATCACTTCCGATTTTCCGGGTGGAGCTCCCCTTTTCTGGACTATTTCATCCATAAGCGGAGAGATGGAGCGTATCCTCACTGCTCGGCGGAAGGTCAGTTTGAGTAGCCAGCGGGGGACAAAGAAGCGGGCGTAGCCGTAGCTTGCGTCGTCTATTACTAAGATATCTTCCCCCATAGGGGAAACGCCGAAGGGGATGGGGACGAAGAGGCTCCCAATGGCAGCTATCGCCC contains:
- a CDS encoding glycosyltransferase family 4 protein; translation: MKISMFMPSYNPKTMGYGIYQDLGEGFSRLGHTFEIVGLLPKSEIAEALKANETASAKVSYISLGKGWFSRLIRRISGIIFHSPIFIPALIGYIRYYRKKRKEIDIIHVEIAYPYGAIAAIGSLFVPIPFGVSPMGEDILVIDDASYGYARFFVPRWLLKLTFRRAVRIRSISPLMDEIVQKRGAPPGKSEVIVLNILDEFFKKGVGDRGFKEKARKKIRERYNIPEDRKIILSLGRLHPFKGIHYLISGFRMIINSIPEAILLICGPSTKVPGFGDYQEYLSLLAERIGVRDRVIFAGGIHFSEGRDHLAGADLLVVPSILEAMNRVIAEAVAVRTPFIVTETTGISAFVEPGLLGRVVPPRSPEAICLAACELLKEEGKWDEEARKRFLSRFSPSEVAKELVRFYKPFVEETKNG